Proteins encoded by one window of Tunturibacter psychrotolerans:
- a CDS encoding fibronectin type III domain-containing protein, protein MSRAFAILAISILSGNLFAQVSPTTPEASQVRIIEGPRIELVKEYLTIISWTTNNPGGSPVHFGVVHYGADPNRLIETAKSPIRLNPDHPSTIFRVRLDNLKPQTTYYYTVDSIQASGKSDGVKSSVNHFTTP, encoded by the coding sequence ATGAGCAGAGCCTTTGCCATATTAGCGATCTCGATTTTGAGCGGCAACCTCTTCGCTCAGGTAAGTCCCACCACTCCAGAAGCCTCGCAGGTGCGAATCATCGAGGGACCCAGGATTGAGTTGGTCAAGGAATATCTGACGATTATCAGCTGGACAACCAATAATCCCGGCGGATCCCCGGTGCATTTTGGAGTCGTGCACTATGGCGCCGATCCAAATCGCCTGATCGAGACTGCAAAATCTCCTATCCGGTTGAATCCGGATCATCCATCTACGATCTTCCGAGTACGTCTCGATAACCTCAAGCCGCAGACGACCTACTACTACACAGTCGACTCGATACAGGCCAGCGGCAAGAGCGATGGGGTGAAGAGTTCGGTGAACCACTTCACGACACCATAG
- a CDS encoding FAD binding domain-containing protein: protein MDSFTFTQPTTVDQAVQAAAKSVTAQQGAQIRFIAGGTTLVDLMKLNVERPREIVDINILPLDRVESSPEGGLIIGALARNSDVAHHPTVLRDYPVLSQALLSGASPQLRNMATTGGNLLQRTRCVYFRDTAHACNKREPGTGCSAIGGHNRMLAILGTSKDCIATNPSDQNVALTALKATIQIQGPKDKRSIPIHDFYLVPGSTPNRENVLEPGEIITSVTLPSPIAGANFTYLKLRDRAAYEFALASAAIVMQVSGGKIRHIRVALGGVGTKPWRSFEAEKVLEGHAPDRATFVKAADAALRDAKPASENAFKVELSRRCIVRALTMSTKSA, encoded by the coding sequence ATGGATAGCTTCACCTTTACGCAACCCACCACCGTCGATCAAGCTGTACAGGCTGCCGCCAAATCGGTGACAGCCCAACAGGGCGCTCAGATCCGCTTCATCGCCGGAGGTACTACGCTCGTCGATCTCATGAAGCTCAACGTCGAGCGCCCACGCGAGATTGTTGACATTAATATTCTTCCTCTCGATCGCGTCGAGTCCAGCCCCGAAGGCGGTCTGATCATTGGCGCACTCGCCCGCAACTCCGATGTCGCTCATCATCCGACAGTTCTTCGCGACTACCCGGTTCTCTCGCAAGCCCTGTTGTCCGGCGCTTCGCCGCAGTTGCGCAACATGGCCACTACCGGCGGCAATCTTCTTCAACGTACACGTTGCGTCTACTTCCGCGACACAGCCCATGCCTGCAATAAGCGAGAGCCCGGCACTGGTTGTTCAGCCATCGGCGGCCACAACCGCATGCTTGCGATCCTCGGCACTAGCAAGGACTGCATCGCAACCAACCCCTCCGACCAGAACGTCGCGCTCACCGCGCTGAAAGCCACCATCCAGATTCAGGGTCCCAAGGACAAGCGGAGCATTCCTATCCACGACTTTTACCTGGTTCCTGGCTCTACGCCCAATCGCGAGAATGTTTTAGAGCCTGGTGAGATCATCACCAGCGTCACGCTGCCTTCGCCGATAGCTGGTGCTAACTTCACCTACCTCAAGCTTCGCGACCGCGCTGCCTACGAGTTCGCCCTAGCATCCGCCGCCATTGTCATGCAGGTCTCGGGTGGAAAGATACGACACATCCGCGTCGCGTTGGGAGGCGTAGGTACAAAACCCTGGCGTTCCTTCGAAGCAGAAAAGGTGCTCGAAGGCCATGCTCCGGATCGTGCCACGTTCGTAAAAGCAGCGGACGCCGCTTTAAGAGACGCCAAGCCCGCCAGCGAAAATGCGTTCAAGGTAGAGCTATCGCGTCGCTGCATCGTCCGTGCCCTCACCATGTCTACTAAGTCCGCATAA
- a CDS encoding xanthine dehydrogenase family protein molybdopterin-binding subunit, giving the protein MLFSEFLEFIQADKAGPNGHIQASTAEPTAVIGASLSRVDGPLKTTGSARYASDYNFPGMVYAVPIGATVASGKISSIDTSAAEKMPGVLTILHPSNFDHVYRNASGGRNSEQRPPFEDDSVYYWGQYVALAVAETFAQAQAAAAAVKIVYTPDTFSVATDLSDPMPAIGEPGGPKILSHRGDPEAVFASAPVKIDYTYTTPAETHNPMEMHATVAVFDGKKFTLYESSQGVMNHLNVMSQVLGVPKENVEVISRFIGSGFGGKLFPWPHSALAAVAARRLNRPVKLTLSRKMMFANVGHRPRTQQRMRLGATPDGKLLSLSQDYRNHTSINDDIRENCGEATPFLYSTANLQVSSALVRRNIGTPTPMRGPGAVPGLFALESAMDELAIMLQKDPVQLRLSLDTLTDEEKNKPFSSRHLKECLEVGSKKFGWEKRTPAVGSMRKGDLILGWGVAAASWSAGRGISEASVRLNVDGSARVSSGSQDPGTGTYTVIAQIVSDKTGISVSRIQSVLGSSSLPPGPTSGGSTATATIIPAVAEAAVNAIKVVLTSAGSAKGSPFFGKQPTDLAMSSGRVHLKDQTPASGVPFQEILKLANIASANGEGKTGGYGSDTDGKNFSSHSFGAQFVEVEWDPGICHLRVSRVVSVVDAGRIINDKTARNQMAGAVVMGIGMGLLESTTYDPRNGHPINDNFADYVVPTSADHPEIDVTFLDIPDPMIGEYGARGIGEIGLAGMAPAITAAVYHATGVRVRDLPVRVEDLITATAAI; this is encoded by the coding sequence ATGCTATTCAGTGAATTCCTCGAGTTCATCCAAGCCGACAAGGCCGGTCCCAATGGCCACATCCAGGCCTCCACTGCCGAGCCCACTGCAGTGATCGGCGCTTCGCTCTCTCGCGTCGACGGCCCGTTGAAGACCACTGGCTCAGCCCGCTACGCATCAGACTACAACTTTCCCGGAATGGTCTACGCCGTCCCCATTGGAGCCACCGTCGCCTCGGGCAAGATAAGCAGCATCGACACCTCCGCCGCCGAGAAGATGCCTGGCGTCCTCACGATTCTTCACCCAAGCAACTTCGACCACGTCTATCGTAACGCCTCCGGCGGACGCAACAGCGAGCAGCGCCCTCCCTTCGAAGATGACTCTGTCTACTACTGGGGCCAATACGTCGCACTCGCTGTAGCCGAAACCTTCGCGCAGGCGCAAGCAGCCGCAGCCGCCGTCAAAATCGTCTACACGCCGGACACATTCAGCGTCGCCACCGACCTCAGCGACCCCATGCCCGCCATCGGCGAACCCGGAGGCCCAAAGATACTGAGCCACCGCGGTGACCCCGAAGCCGTCTTCGCCTCAGCGCCAGTGAAGATCGACTACACCTACACCACACCGGCCGAGACCCACAATCCAATGGAGATGCACGCCACCGTCGCGGTCTTCGACGGCAAAAAGTTCACCCTCTACGAAAGCTCCCAGGGCGTGATGAACCACCTCAACGTCATGAGCCAGGTCCTCGGTGTCCCCAAAGAAAATGTCGAGGTGATCTCCCGCTTTATCGGCTCTGGCTTCGGCGGTAAGCTCTTCCCCTGGCCGCACTCTGCACTCGCAGCGGTCGCCGCTCGCCGCCTCAACCGACCCGTCAAGCTCACGCTCTCACGCAAGATGATGTTTGCCAACGTCGGTCATCGTCCACGCACGCAACAGCGCATGCGTCTCGGCGCGACTCCTGACGGCAAGCTTCTCTCACTCAGCCAGGACTATCGCAACCACACCTCCATCAACGACGACATCCGCGAAAACTGCGGCGAAGCCACCCCATTCCTCTACAGCACCGCCAACCTGCAAGTATCCTCCGCTCTCGTCCGTCGCAACATCGGCACTCCCACGCCCATGCGCGGCCCGGGAGCAGTACCCGGCCTCTTCGCTCTCGAATCAGCCATGGACGAGCTAGCCATTATGCTTCAAAAAGATCCCGTCCAGCTCCGCCTTTCTCTCGACACGCTCACCGACGAGGAGAAGAACAAACCCTTTTCATCCCGTCACCTCAAAGAGTGTCTCGAAGTGGGCTCCAAGAAATTCGGTTGGGAAAAGCGCACCCCAGCCGTAGGCTCCATGCGCAAAGGCGATCTCATCCTCGGATGGGGTGTCGCCGCCGCTTCTTGGTCTGCCGGTCGCGGCATCTCCGAAGCATCCGTCCGTCTCAACGTCGACGGCTCAGCCCGCGTCAGCTCCGGCAGCCAGGACCCCGGCACCGGCACCTACACCGTCATCGCTCAGATCGTCAGTGACAAGACCGGCATCTCCGTCAGCCGCATACAATCCGTCCTCGGCAGTAGCTCACTTCCACCCGGACCTACCTCTGGAGGTTCAACCGCCACCGCCACCATCATTCCCGCCGTCGCCGAAGCTGCCGTCAACGCTATCAAAGTCGTCCTCACCAGCGCAGGCTCTGCCAAGGGCTCACCCTTCTTTGGCAAACAGCCCACCGACCTTGCCATGTCCTCAGGCCGCGTTCACCTCAAAGACCAGACACCCGCGTCCGGCGTTCCCTTTCAGGAGATTCTCAAACTAGCCAACATCGCCAGCGCCAACGGAGAAGGGAAGACCGGAGGCTACGGCTCCGACACCGACGGCAAGAACTTCTCCAGCCACTCCTTCGGAGCGCAGTTCGTAGAGGTCGAGTGGGATCCAGGGATATGCCACCTCCGCGTCAGCCGCGTCGTCAGTGTCGTCGATGCGGGCCGCATCATCAACGACAAGACCGCCCGGAATCAAATGGCAGGAGCCGTCGTCATGGGCATCGGTATGGGCCTGCTCGAGTCCACCACCTACGATCCCCGCAACGGTCACCCCATCAATGACAACTTCGCCGACTACGTCGTCCCCACCTCTGCCGACCATCCGGAAATCGACGTGACCTTTCTCGACATCCCCGACCCCATGATCGGAGAGTACGGTGCCCGTGGCATCGGCGAGATTGGTCTCGCCGGAATGGCCCCAGCCATCACGGCCGCCGTCTACCATGCCACCGGAGTCCGCGTACGCGATCTACCCGTCCGCGTCGAAGACCTCATCACCGCCACAGCCGCTATCTAG
- a CDS encoding (2Fe-2S)-binding protein — protein MAKRPTDSEIEVPSAVDSESYPDSATVAPTPEATPNNRLSRRSFLSHLGAAGLAAAAPPVLASASTATVPPAVATEEALTEGTVAINLRVNGHSHALQLDPRTTLLDCLRENLALSGTKKGCDHGQCGACTVHVNGRRVNSCLSFAVMHRNDEITTIEGIGQPDHLHPMQVAFIEHDGYQCGYCTSGQIMSAVAVLKENVGPTDADVKQAMYGNICRCGAYSNIVAAVQQVRHSS, from the coding sequence ATGGCAAAGCGTCCCACCGATTCAGAAATTGAGGTACCGTCAGCAGTCGATTCGGAGTCTTATCCCGATTCAGCTACTGTAGCTCCGACCCCCGAGGCCACTCCAAACAACCGTCTCAGCCGACGTTCTTTCCTTTCACACCTTGGCGCCGCAGGTCTAGCTGCTGCGGCGCCTCCAGTGCTCGCATCAGCATCGACTGCGACAGTTCCTCCTGCCGTCGCGACGGAAGAAGCTCTCACTGAAGGCACGGTAGCCATCAATCTCAGGGTGAACGGGCATTCCCACGCTCTCCAACTTGACCCCCGTACAACTTTGCTCGACTGCCTCCGCGAGAACCTTGCGCTGTCCGGCACCAAGAAAGGCTGCGACCACGGTCAATGCGGAGCATGCACGGTCCACGTTAACGGTCGCCGAGTCAACTCCTGTCTCTCCTTCGCCGTCATGCATCGGAACGACGAGATCACAACGATCGAAGGTATTGGTCAGCCCGATCATCTCCATCCCATGCAGGTAGCCTTCATCGAGCATGACGGCTACCAGTGTGGCTACTGTACCTCAGGCCAGATCATGTCCGCAGTCGCGGTGCTCAAGGAGAACGTCGGACCCACGGATGCGGACGTCAAGCAGGCGATGTACGGCAACATCTGTCGTTGCGGCGCCTACTCGAACATCGTCGCCGCGGTCCAACAGGTCCGCCATAGCTCCTAA
- a CDS encoding cytochrome-c peroxidase, with product MVESRALARWKALGHPVLTGQPPVLQNIGTEAIETLGELMLYDSTISPRKNQACASCHMPYAGFSGPIPSVNLTMIAFPGAVHFRAGKRTPQRHPYSPFFPVLQYNQEQGLFFGGNFWDSRATGYKLRIPDAEQAQGPPVDTQEMGFPDTACIAFRLSQAAYRPLFEEVWGEGSFDIKFPRETARICATPGGAAVFGGNTTPLPLSAGDRTRANIVYDRWAQSIDSFEQSVQVSPFSSKFDAFLAAKYTLTSDEMSGFKLFNGKGNCNSCHLDGRGTSLKSDQADTSAVAMVNPLFTCFGSANEGVPLNPGNAFYYQTKPDSYGFIANPYGFGYRDLGLGSFLRSAFGSGPNPNLKWKQYAPTVDGQMQVSSVRDVASTPPQCPTSEAPGPYFQKAFFHNGYFKSLKQVVHFYNTRDKYAYPVTSGHCPKGTTEKVDCWPLPEVRNNIDMTSGNLGLTDEEENQLVAFLQTLSDGFTRPYLNSDIYTGACMKGGSAATQGNEHLIATPPLPPCASAICSVAPAPSPSIP from the coding sequence TTGGTTGAAAGCCGCGCGCTCGCGCGCTGGAAAGCCTTAGGCCATCCCGTTCTGACAGGTCAGCCGCCGGTGCTTCAGAATATCGGGACTGAAGCGATAGAAACGCTCGGTGAACTTATGCTCTACGACAGTACAATCTCGCCGCGCAAGAACCAGGCATGCGCGTCCTGCCACATGCCATATGCCGGCTTCAGCGGACCGATTCCCTCGGTCAACCTGACAATGATCGCGTTTCCGGGAGCGGTTCACTTTCGGGCCGGCAAGCGGACACCGCAACGACACCCATATTCACCGTTCTTCCCTGTTCTCCAATACAACCAGGAACAGGGTCTGTTCTTTGGCGGAAACTTCTGGGATTCGCGAGCAACTGGATATAAGCTGCGGATTCCCGACGCCGAACAGGCACAGGGACCTCCAGTCGATACTCAGGAAATGGGTTTCCCCGATACAGCTTGCATCGCGTTTCGGCTTTCCCAGGCGGCCTACAGGCCTCTGTTCGAAGAGGTATGGGGCGAAGGTTCATTCGATATCAAGTTCCCACGCGAGACTGCGCGCATCTGCGCAACCCCGGGAGGAGCCGCTGTGTTTGGCGGGAACACGACGCCGCTGCCTCTTAGTGCAGGCGATCGAACCCGCGCAAATATAGTTTATGACCGCTGGGCGCAGTCCATCGACTCATTCGAGCAGTCCGTGCAGGTGAGCCCATTCTCGTCGAAATTCGATGCCTTCTTAGCCGCCAAATACACGCTTACTTCAGATGAGATGTCTGGTTTCAAACTATTCAACGGCAAGGGCAACTGCAATTCGTGTCACCTCGACGGACGGGGCACCAGTCTGAAATCAGATCAGGCTGACACGAGCGCGGTCGCCATGGTGAACCCTCTGTTCACCTGTTTCGGCTCAGCGAATGAGGGGGTGCCGCTAAATCCCGGGAATGCCTTCTACTACCAGACCAAACCGGATTCCTACGGGTTCATTGCCAACCCTTACGGCTTCGGCTACAGGGATTTGGGACTCGGAAGCTTTCTCAGAAGTGCGTTCGGTTCTGGCCCAAACCCGAACTTGAAGTGGAAGCAGTACGCGCCCACTGTGGACGGCCAAATGCAGGTGTCCAGCGTTCGTGATGTTGCCTCGACACCGCCACAATGTCCCACCAGTGAAGCTCCCGGCCCCTATTTCCAGAAAGCGTTCTTTCACAATGGTTACTTCAAAAGCCTAAAGCAGGTTGTGCATTTCTACAATACGCGCGACAAGTATGCGTACCCGGTGACCTCCGGCCATTGCCCCAAGGGAACGACTGAAAAGGTAGACTGCTGGCCCCTGCCAGAGGTGCGGAACAATATTGACATGACTTCCGGTAATCTTGGCCTGACAGATGAGGAAGAGAACCAGCTCGTCGCCTTCCTGCAAACACTATCGGATGGTTTTACGAGGCCTTACCTCAACAGCGACATTTATACGGGTGCATGCATGAAAGGTGGTTCGGCTGCGACCCAAGGCAATGAGCACTTGATCGCAACTCCTCCCCTCCCGCCGTGCGCATCCGCGATCTGTAGCGTTGCGCCCGCCCCTAGCCCTTCTATTCCGTAG